In the Acropora muricata isolate sample 2 chromosome 10, ASM3666990v1, whole genome shotgun sequence genome, one interval contains:
- the LOC136931161 gene encoding uncharacterized protein: MSDSSSLCEDSDSSREDTSEEFSGFDEEFGLRPYQFEPELEDISVSSSGDESSEGSEKSDENVDDQEDNRLANSNWCTCGSCQIMNSINECVCCQEIDKMVETCQSIVSDGDSDCPPQCITQHPGFQPVCTNKYVLRTAWTQYKQQYGNAYEGPEHKQFRHIAYRQLARWCWGVLGKEVRVVLPSCAVMCIRAHFPPPGLEENFEFEGFHYADE; encoded by the exons ATGTCGGATTCTAGTTCTCTTTGTGAAGATTCGGACAGCTCAAGAGAAGATACTTCGGAAGAATTTTCAGGCTTCGACGAAGAGTTTGGCTTACGGCCTTATCAGTTCGAACCTGAACTGGAGGATATAAGCGTATCCTCCTCCGGGGACGAATCCTCAGAAGGCTCTGAAAAAAGCGATGAAAATGTTGATGACCAAGAGGACAACCGCCTTGCAAATTCAAATTG gTGCACCTGTGGTAGCTGCCAAATtatgaacagcattaatgaatGTGTATGCTGTCAAGAAATTGATAAGATGGTGGAGACATGCCAGTCCATTGTTTCAGATGGTGATTCTGATTGTCCTCCACAGTGCATCACTCAACACCCAGGATTTCAGCCTGTTTGTACTAATAAGTATGTCCTCCGCACAGCATGGACACAGTATAAACAGCAATATGGAAATGCCTATGAGGGGCCAGAGCACAAACAATTTCGCCACATTGCTTATCGACAGCTTGCAAGATGGTGCTGGGGAGTTCTGGGTAAAGAGGTGCGAGTTGTCCTTCCCTCCTGTGCAGTTATGTGCATACGAGCACACTTCCCTCCCCCTGGACTTGaagaaaactttgaatttgaaggATTTCATTATGCTGATGAATGA